A window of Synechococcus sp. WH 8109 genomic DNA:
CATGGTGGAAGTGGTGCGCAGCTGCCCGGAACTGTGCCGCTTTTGCCTGGCCAGCTATCTGACCCTGCCGTTTCGAACCCCATCGTTGGATGACGGGCTGATCCCGGCTGTGGAGAAAGGCCTTCAAGCCACCAAACGCCTCGGCCTACTGGGGGCGTCCGTAACCCAACACCCTCAATTCAGCGATCTGCTCCATTGGCTAGCCCAAGACCGCTTCGATGACCTGCGGGTCAGCGTCAGTTCCGTGCGGGCCGCAACGGTCACTCCGAAACTGGCGGCTGTGTTGGCAGGACGAGGCAGCAAATCCCTCACCATCGCGATCGAGAGCGGTAGCGAGCGCATGCGCCGCGTGGTGAACAAAAAACTCAGCGGTGAGGAAATCGAAGCCGCCGCCCGCCATGCCAAGCAAGGAGGCCTCAAGGCCTTGAAGCTCTACGGAATGGTGGGACTCCCCTGTGAAGACAACAATGATGTGGAAAGCACCGCAGCACTTCTGCTGAGCCTTAAGAAAGGCACCCCTGGGCTGCGCTTCACCCTGGGGGTGAGCACATTCGTGCCCAAGGCGCACACCCCGTTCCAGTGGCAAGGGGTACGCCCCGAAGCGGAAAAACGCCTGAAGATGCTGGCGAAACGCCTCAAACCCAAAGGCATTGATCTGCGCCCGGAAAGCTATGGCTGGAGCGTGATTCAAGCCCTGCTGTCTCGAAGCGACCGGCGCCTAGCACCAGTGATCGCAGCGGTGCGGGGCTCCCAGGAAAGCCTGGGGGGTTGGAAGAAAGCCTATCGAGCGGCCCTAGCCGGTGAACTTCCTGAAGCCCGCAGCGCAGGCGTTATCTTGCCGCTGCCTCCCA
This region includes:
- a CDS encoding radical SAM protein yields the protein MLAFPSTYTVGITSLGYQIVWSTLAIRTDVDVRRLFTDQGDPPHRHCDLFGLSLSWELDGPVLLDLLEQQRIPIWSHARTDDHPIVFGGGPVLTANPEPLAPFFDVVLLGDGEDLLPTFIDALQSVKGQPRAEQLQHLARVPGIYVPELHAPRYAADGTLLGVAPVDATLPERVAKQTWRGNSLSHSTVITPEAAWPDIHMVEVVRSCPELCRFCLASYLTLPFRTPSLDDGLIPAVEKGLQATKRLGLLGASVTQHPQFSDLLHWLAQDRFDDLRVSVSSVRAATVTPKLAAVLAGRGSKSLTIAIESGSERMRRVVNKKLSGEEIEAAARHAKQGGLKALKLYGMVGLPCEDNNDVESTAALLLSLKKGTPGLRFTLGVSTFVPKAHTPFQWQGVRPEAEKRLKMLAKRLKPKGIDLRPESYGWSVIQALLSRSDRRLAPVIAAVRGSQESLGGWKKAYRAALAGELPEARSAGVILPLPPSWDSVVHDEWASDAVLPWGHLDGPLSQEKLQEHRQEALSLG